The Sphaeramia orbicularis chromosome 16, fSphaOr1.1, whole genome shotgun sequence genome window below encodes:
- the LOC115436267 gene encoding zinc finger protein 260-like codes for MDEKPTCDQCGKTFTAENSLKTHQRIHTGERPYECDLCGKTFTTPATLKTHQQIHTGERPYECDQCGKTFIQESTLRKHLRIHSGERPYVCDQCGKSFTYMHHLKIHLRNHSGERPYGCDQCGKTFTLISTFKTHLRTHRGDRPFSCDQCLKTFTRLNHLQRHLRIHSGERPYECNQCGKTFTRLNHLERHLRIHSGKRPYDCDQCGKTFTQMSNLKTHLLIHSGDRPYDCEQCGKTFIRIHSLKMHLQIHKDERPYGCDQCDKAYITIHGLRRHRAIHSGERPYHCGQCGKTFTLMRNLKTHLHIHSGERPYECERCGRAFIRIHSLKIHLRIHNGGRPYECDKCGKTFTQMSNLKRHLRIHNGERPYECDQCGKTFIRMSHLKTHLRIHKSERPYECNECGETFTQMCNLKTHLCIHKAEKHRNSLSVTDVKKDSCHTLLSPIIRTDVNHQHLDEKVPQHQMTRRNAVSEPAAPTSFDKNIKLKNLQIWLHRVQM; via the coding sequence atggatgaaaaacccacctgtgaccagtgtggaaagactttcactgCAGAAAATTCCTTAAAAACCCACCAACgaattcacactggagaaagaccatatgagtgtgacctgtgtgggaagactttcaccacaccAGCTACCTTAAAAACCCACCAACAGATACACACTGGGGAAAGAccttatgagtgtgaccagtgtgggaagactttcatccAAGAGAGCACCCTTAGAAAACACCTACGCATTcatagtggagaaagaccatatgtctgtgaccagtgtgggaaatcTTTCACCTACATGCATCACCTTAAGATACACCTACGCAATcatagtggagaaagaccatatggctgtgaccagtgtgggaagactttcactctTATAAGTACCTTTAAAACACACCTACGCACCCACAGAGGAGATAGACCATTTAGCTGTGACCAGTGTTTGAAGACTTTCACCAGACTGAATCACCTCCAGAggcacctacgcatccacagtggagaaagaccatatgagtgtaaccagtgtgggaagactttcaccagattGAATCACCTTGAgagacacctacgcatccacagcggaaaaagaccatatgactgtgaccagtgtgggaagactttcacccaaatgtCTAACCTTAAAACACACCTACTCATCCACAGCGGAGACAGACCATATGATTGTGAACAGTGTGGTAAGACTTTCATCCGCATACACAGCCTTAAGATGCACCTTCAAATCCACAAAGATGAAAGACCATATGGCTGTGACCAGTGTGACAAGGCTTACATCACAATACATGGCCTTCGAAGACATAGAGCCATCCactctggagaaagaccatatcactgtggccagtgtgggaagactttcaccctaATGCGTAACCTTAAAACACACCtacacatccacagtggagaaagaccatatgagtgtgaacgGTGTGGGAGGGCTTTCATCCGGATACACAGTCTTAAgatacacctacgcatccacaatggtggaagaccatatgagtgtgataagtgtgggaagactttcacccagatgAGTAACCTCAAgagacacctacgcatccacaacggtgaaagaccatatgagtgtgaccagtgtgggaagactttcatcagAATGAGTCACCTCaagacacacctacgcatccacaaaagtgaaagaccatatgagtgtaacGAGTGTGGGGAGACTTTCACTCAAATGTGTAACCTTAAAACACACCTATGCATCCACAAGGCGGAAAAACACCGAAACAGTTTGAGCGTTACAGATGTGAAAAAAGATTCTTGCCATACTCTGCTTTCTCCTATCATCAGGacagatgtgaatcatcaacATCTGGATGAAAAagtacctcagcatcagatgacaagAAGAAACGCAGTGTCTGAACCAGCAGCACCAACTTCTTTTGACAAGAACATCaaacttaaaaacctccagatctgGCTCCATAGagtccagatgtga